In one window of Maribacter sp. BPC-D8 DNA:
- a CDS encoding OmpA family protein has translation MTRTIKYLLLMLITIVVGTYFFITCCSECGAAVTTTEPAAEKVIVKEPSATSYPFAIDGNGFAYNTNDNYNFNISSHDILVPLSAELTQGVSGLQSHLESNGSNVINVTGYYTSEEENNTAFPNLGLARANSIKNDLASKGFSTAQINTQGKLMDEMIPKDGTYWGAASFGLEEKSATADDDLKALYDKIKADPLILYFDTAEASINLDAAQRQKIADISTYLDKVSDAKTSVVGHTDATGQASTNMRLGQDRAEFAKNYLMQNGIAADKIIATSKGQTQPIATNATEEGRVKNRRTVITLN, from the coding sequence ATGACAAGAACAATCAAGTATTTATTATTGATGTTGATTACCATTGTAGTCGGTACTTACTTCTTTATAACTTGTTGCAGCGAATGCGGTGCAGCAGTTACAACGACGGAGCCCGCTGCAGAAAAGGTAATCGTAAAAGAGCCCTCGGCAACATCGTATCCCTTCGCAATTGACGGAAACGGATTTGCCTACAACACCAATGACAATTATAACTTTAACATTTCGTCTCACGACATTTTAGTGCCTTTAAGTGCTGAATTGACCCAAGGAGTTTCTGGTCTACAAAGCCATTTAGAGTCAAATGGAAGTAATGTTATAAACGTAACCGGATATTACACAAGCGAAGAAGAGAACAATACTGCGTTCCCTAATTTAGGACTTGCAAGAGCAAACTCAATTAAAAATGATTTAGCTTCTAAAGGATTTTCTACTGCTCAAATTAATACCCAAGGTAAACTTATGGATGAGATGATCCCTAAAGATGGTACCTATTGGGGAGCTGCTTCATTTGGTCTTGAAGAAAAATCTGCCACTGCAGATGATGATCTAAAGGCTTTATATGATAAAATAAAAGCTGATCCGCTAATTCTTTACTTCGATACAGCAGAGGCATCAATAAATTTAGATGCTGCACAAAGACAAAAAATTGCTGATATATCTACATATTTAGATAAAGTTTCTGATGCTAAAACTAGCGTTGTTGGTCATACAGATGCCACTGGGCAAGCAAGTACAAATATGAGACTAGGTCAAGACAGAGCAGAATTCGCGAAAAATTACTTAATGCAAAACGGAATAGCTGCAGACAAAATAATTGCTACGTCTAAAGGACAAACGCAACCAATTGCTACTAATGCCACTGAAGAAGGCAGAGTAAAAAATAGACGAACAGTTATTACATTAAATTAA
- a CDS encoding aldehyde dehydrogenase family protein, with protein sequence MSKIAADFGIHDALKALGIKDVNEGTSTGSNNFSSGDIISSYSPVDGSLIAKVKTTTKADYEKVMSTATTTFKEWRTKPAPLRGEIVRQFGDKLRELKEPLGKLVSYEMGKSYQEGLGEVQEMIDICDFAVGLSRQLHGLTMHSERPGHRMYEQYHSLGVVGIISAFNFPVAVWAWNTALAWICGDVCVWKPSEKTPLCGIACQNIAAAVLKANNLPEGISCLINGDYKIGELMTQDNRVPLVSATGSIRMGKIVAQAVAARLGKSLLELGGNNAIIVTPDADLKMTVIGAVFGAVGTAGQRCTSTRRLIIHESMYDQVKEAVVAAYQQLRIGNPLDENNHVGPLIDTDAVAQYKMALEKVVKEGGKLIVEGGVLDGAGFESGCYVKPAIAEAKNDFEIVQHETFAPVLYLLKYSGDVENAIAIQNGVVQGLSSAIMTNNLREAEHFLSAWGSDCGIANVNIGTSGAEIGGAFGGEKETGGGRESGSDAWKVYMRRQTNTINYTTELPLAQGIKFDL encoded by the coding sequence ATGTCAAAAATAGCAGCAGATTTCGGAATACACGATGCTCTAAAAGCATTAGGAATTAAAGATGTTAACGAGGGTACTTCAACTGGATCTAACAATTTTTCATCAGGCGATATTATTTCATCATACTCACCAGTAGATGGTTCATTAATTGCAAAGGTCAAAACAACGACAAAAGCAGATTACGAAAAAGTAATGTCTACTGCTACGACAACTTTTAAAGAGTGGAGAACAAAACCTGCACCGCTACGTGGTGAAATCGTTAGACAATTCGGCGACAAATTAAGAGAGCTTAAAGAACCGTTAGGTAAACTTGTTTCTTATGAAATGGGAAAAAGCTACCAAGAAGGTTTAGGCGAGGTTCAAGAAATGATAGATATCTGCGATTTCGCAGTTGGTCTTTCTCGTCAATTACACGGTTTAACTATGCACTCAGAAAGACCTGGGCATAGAATGTACGAGCAATATCATTCATTAGGTGTGGTCGGTATTATATCTGCTTTTAACTTTCCTGTAGCCGTTTGGGCTTGGAATACAGCTCTTGCTTGGATCTGTGGTGATGTTTGTGTTTGGAAACCATCAGAAAAAACTCCGCTATGTGGTATTGCTTGTCAAAATATAGCTGCTGCAGTTTTGAAAGCAAACAACCTACCTGAAGGTATTTCTTGTTTAATTAACGGCGATTATAAGATTGGTGAATTAATGACACAAGATAATAGAGTACCGTTAGTATCTGCTACGGGATCTATTAGAATGGGAAAAATAGTTGCTCAAGCTGTTGCAGCCAGACTTGGTAAATCTTTACTTGAACTTGGTGGTAACAATGCAATTATAGTGACACCAGATGCTGACTTAAAAATGACCGTTATCGGTGCCGTATTCGGTGCGGTAGGTACTGCGGGTCAACGTTGTACTTCTACAAGAAGATTGATCATACACGAATCTATGTATGATCAAGTAAAAGAAGCTGTTGTAGCTGCATATCAACAATTAAGAATTGGTAACCCGTTAGATGAAAACAATCACGTAGGTCCATTAATTGATACCGATGCAGTTGCCCAATATAAAATGGCTCTTGAAAAAGTGGTTAAAGAAGGTGGAAAATTAATCGTTGAAGGTGGCGTACTAGACGGTGCCGGCTTTGAAAGTGGTTGCTACGTTAAGCCTGCAATCGCAGAAGCTAAAAACGATTTCGAAATTGTACAACATGAAACATTTGCTCCTGTTCTTTACTTATTAAAATATTCTGGTGATGTTGAAAATGCCATTGCTATTCAAAATGGTGTGGTACAAGGACTCTCATCTGCTATTATGACAAATAATCTTCGTGAAGCAGAACATTTTCTTTCTGCTTGGGGTAGTGATTGTGGTATTGCCAATGTAAACATCGGTACTTCTGGTGCTGAAATTGGTGGAGCATTCGGTGGTGAGAAAGAAACTGGCGGTGGTCGCGAAAGCGGTTCTGATGCTTGGAAAGTGTACATGAGAAGACAAACTAATACTATTAATTATACTACTGAACTTCCTTTAGCACAGGGTATAAAGTTTGATCTATAA
- a CDS encoding DUF1304 domain-containing protein, with protein sequence MIIVAKIITALVAVIHIYILWFEMFAWTTTGRKVFKNFPKDLFAPTKQMAANQGLYNGFLAAGLLWSFFIDDAAWSANVALFFLGCVAIAGIYGALSVSKRIFIVQSIPALLGIMFWCIVKFS encoded by the coding sequence ATGATTATAGTAGCAAAAATTATTACTGCATTGGTAGCAGTCATCCATATATACATTCTTTGGTTTGAAATGTTTGCCTGGACCACAACTGGCAGAAAAGTATTCAAAAATTTTCCAAAAGATCTGTTCGCCCCCACCAAACAAATGGCGGCTAATCAAGGACTTTATAATGGTTTTTTGGCAGCAGGCTTACTATGGTCGTTTTTTATAGACGATGCTGCATGGTCTGCAAACGTTGCACTCTTCTTTTTAGGCTGTGTAGCTATTGCTGGTATTTATGGCGCCTTATCAGTAAGCAAAAGAATATTTATTGTTCAAAGTATACCAGCTTTATTAGGTATTATGTTTTGGTGTATTGTTAAATTTTCTTAG
- a CDS encoding 3-hydroxyanthranilate 3,4-dioxygenase, giving the protein MSIQAPFNLNKWIEENRASLKPPVGNKNLYKDAGDYIVMIVAGPNARKDYHYNETEELFYQLEGHIEVHIQEDGKKRTMQLGPGDMYLHPAKVPHSPVRKEGSIGLVIERKRADMNVDDGLLWFCDNCNHKLYETYFTLHDIEKDFLSHFKHFYSSKELRTCDNCGTVMPVDERFIAKES; this is encoded by the coding sequence ATGAGTATACAAGCACCATTTAATCTTAATAAATGGATAGAAGAAAACAGAGCTTCTCTCAAGCCACCTGTTGGAAATAAAAATTTATATAAAGATGCGGGCGATTACATCGTTATGATCGTTGCCGGACCAAATGCCAGAAAAGACTACCACTATAACGAAACTGAAGAATTGTTTTATCAACTTGAAGGTCATATCGAAGTTCACATTCAAGAAGATGGCAAAAAACGTACCATGCAATTAGGACCGGGTGACATGTATTTGCATCCTGCAAAAGTACCGCATTCTCCTGTTCGTAAAGAAGGCTCTATTGGTTTAGTCATAGAACGAAAACGCGCAGACATGAATGTTGACGATGGTCTGTTATGGTTCTGCGACAATTGCAACCACAAACTATATGAAACCTATTTCACCCTACATGATATAGAAAAAGATTTCTTATCTCACTTCAAACATTTTTACAGCTCAAAAGAATTAAGAACTTGTGATAATTGCGGCACTGTTATGCCTGTTGACGAACGTTTTATAGCTAAAGAATCATGA
- a CDS encoding CAP domain-containing protein translates to MKSTFIFSALILVLLSSCSKTQNSTDYEENSEYTLTKYTLASSKNHTTIEAELFELINNYRTDLGLNELEFENATYYYASLHTNYMISKKSTSHDNFSKRAEYISERLNADFVSENVARNYETIEDAFAAWLKNPGHKKNIEGEYNYSAISIIQSSNGDYYYTQMFVK, encoded by the coding sequence ATGAAATCCACCTTCATCTTTTCCGCTTTAATTTTAGTCCTTTTATCTTCTTGCTCCAAAACCCAAAATTCTACAGATTACGAAGAGAATTCTGAATATACACTAACAAAATACACGTTAGCCTCATCTAAGAATCACACCACAATTGAAGCTGAACTTTTTGAACTAATAAATAACTATAGAACAGATTTAGGTTTAAACGAATTGGAATTTGAAAACGCTACCTATTATTATGCGAGCCTTCATACCAATTATATGATTTCTAAAAAAAGTACAAGTCATGATAATTTTAGTAAACGGGCAGAATATATTTCTGAGCGATTAAATGCTGATTTTGTTTCTGAAAATGTTGCTCGTAACTATGAAACTATAGAAGATGCTTTTGCAGCTTGGTTGAAAAATCCGGGACATAAAAAGAATATTGAAGGCGAATACAACTACTCGGCAATCAGCATTATTCAAAGCAGTAATGGAGATTATTATTATACTCAAATGTTTGTGAAGTAA
- a CDS encoding CAP domain-containing protein: MKMRLLYAVPVFLLLFLGSCTSDSIDDTPVLEAENVLTIEQDLLDIVNAHRLSLKTNTLAFSDVAYKYANLHTDYMISKGSISHDNFSSRASNIDSEISVEMVAENVAKDYQSALEAFEGWYISSSHKKTMEGDFTHTGISVKKDDLGNYYFTQLFYKQ; encoded by the coding sequence ATGAAAATGAGATTGCTTTACGCGGTCCCTGTCTTTTTATTACTTTTTCTTGGTTCATGCACTAGCGACTCTATAGATGATACGCCGGTACTTGAAGCTGAAAATGTTTTAACTATAGAGCAGGACCTACTAGACATTGTTAATGCGCACAGGTTAAGTCTAAAAACCAACACATTAGCTTTTAGTGATGTAGCATATAAATATGCTAACCTTCACACCGACTACATGATATCTAAAGGCAGCATTAGCCACGATAATTTTAGCTCGAGAGCATCTAACATCGATTCTGAAATAAGCGTTGAAATGGTTGCAGAAAATGTTGCCAAAGACTATCAATCTGCTTTGGAGGCTTTTGAAGGTTGGTACATTAGTAGCAGCCATAAAAAAACGATGGAAGGCGACTTTACACATACAGGTATAAGTGTAAAGAAAGATGACCTAGGCAACTATTACTTTACCCAACTTTTTTACAAGCAATAA
- a CDS encoding CvpA family protein: MGLLDILLGLPLIWGLWKGYKNGLFMEIASIVALVAGIFGAIHFSYITGNYLSEHLNWDERNMSIIAFIITLILIIIIVNLIGKLLTKVANFAMLGALNKIAGGIFGALKVAILLGAAFIFFDRMDSTFNLLDEETKQESILYQPIKDIGALIFDTVLQNEALQKESSDEPIII, from the coding sequence ATGGGACTTTTAGATATTTTACTTGGATTACCATTAATATGGGGTCTATGGAAGGGATATAAAAACGGACTATTCATGGAAATAGCATCTATTGTAGCACTTGTTGCAGGTATTTTCGGGGCAATCCATTTTTCTTACATAACGGGCAACTATTTATCTGAGCATTTAAACTGGGATGAACGCAACATGAGTATCATTGCGTTTATAATAACATTGATACTCATCATCATCATTGTAAATTTAATCGGAAAACTATTAACTAAAGTTGCCAACTTCGCAATGCTAGGCGCATTAAACAAAATTGCTGGAGGAATTTTCGGTGCCTTAAAAGTTGCTATTTTGCTTGGTGCTGCTTTTATATTTTTTGATAGAATGGACAGCACATTTAATTTATTAGATGAGGAGACTAAGCAAGAATCAATTCTTTATCAACCTATTAAAGATATAGGTGCATTAATTTTTGATACGGTCTTACAAAATGAAGCGCTTCAAAAAGAGTCTTCTGATGAACCTATTATTATATAA
- a CDS encoding antibiotic biosynthesis monooxygenase family protein — MKKPYYAVIFTSTRTAGDNGYGDMADFMEQLAKKQSGYIGIESAKQEIGITVSYWESLNAIHDWKQQADHLLAQKKGLSNWYDSYTVRICLVEREYSFNRNT; from the coding sequence ATGAAGAAGCCTTATTACGCTGTTATTTTTACTTCTACCAGAACAGCTGGTGATAATGGCTATGGCGATATGGCAGATTTCATGGAGCAGTTGGCAAAAAAACAATCTGGTTATATTGGTATTGAAAGTGCCAAACAAGAAATAGGAATTACTGTAAGTTACTGGGAGAGCCTAAATGCAATTCACGATTGGAAACAACAGGCAGATCATCTATTAGCTCAAAAAAAAGGATTATCAAATTGGTATGATTCTTATACGGTTCGCATTTGTTTGGTAGAACGAGAATATAGTTTTAACAGAAACACATAA
- the glpK gene encoding glycerol kinase GlpK, producing the protein MSRQFIISLDQGTTSSRALLVDHDGTIQGMVQKEFKQIFPKSGWVEHDPKEILASQMAVLKELLEKEKVKPKEIVGIGITNQRETTVVWDKNTGEPVYNAIVWQDKRTADICEHLKKIGLTEHVKTTTGLVIDSYFSGTKVKWILDNVEGAKKKAQAGDLLMGTIDTWLVWNMTKDHNHVTDYTNASRTMIYDIVNLKWDDKMLKALDIPKTMLPEVKPSAANFGDYEIDGVKIPIAGIAGDQQAALFGQACFKKGSAKNTYGTGCFMLMNTGEKPQFSKNGLLTTIAYGIDGKVNYALEGSIFIAGAAIQWLRDGLELIKDAKETEDLANSIEGENPVYVVPAFAGLGAPYWDMYARGAVFGLTRDTGKAHLAKATLEALAYQTKDILKAMEDDSGIQLKNLRVDGGACANNHLMQFQADILDSEVHRPEIIESTAMGAAFLAGIQVGFWQQSDIDQSRPIDRIFKPTFDRVKRKRLYKKWQKAVERSKGWEEEE; encoded by the coding sequence ATGTCAAGGCAATTTATAATATCATTAGATCAGGGTACAACGAGCTCTAGGGCTTTATTGGTAGACCATGATGGTACCATTCAAGGAATGGTTCAAAAAGAATTCAAACAGATTTTTCCTAAATCAGGTTGGGTAGAGCATGATCCGAAAGAAATTTTAGCTTCTCAGATGGCTGTATTAAAAGAGCTTCTTGAAAAGGAAAAAGTAAAACCAAAAGAGATAGTTGGGATAGGAATCACTAACCAACGGGAAACAACGGTAGTTTGGGATAAAAATACAGGAGAGCCTGTTTATAACGCTATTGTGTGGCAAGACAAACGTACGGCAGATATTTGTGAGCATTTGAAAAAAATCGGACTCACAGAGCATGTAAAGACAACTACAGGCTTGGTCATTGATTCTTATTTTTCGGGTACTAAAGTAAAGTGGATTCTCGATAATGTTGAAGGCGCCAAGAAGAAAGCTCAGGCGGGCGATTTATTGATGGGTACCATCGATACTTGGTTGGTTTGGAACATGACAAAAGACCATAATCACGTAACTGACTATACCAATGCTTCACGTACCATGATTTATGATATCGTAAATCTAAAGTGGGACGATAAAATGTTGAAGGCATTAGATATACCTAAAACCATGCTGCCAGAAGTAAAACCTTCTGCAGCGAATTTTGGAGACTATGAAATTGACGGAGTAAAAATTCCGATTGCAGGTATTGCGGGTGATCAACAAGCGGCATTATTTGGTCAAGCTTGTTTTAAGAAAGGATCTGCAAAAAACACCTACGGTACTGGTTGCTTTATGTTGATGAATACTGGTGAGAAACCACAATTTTCTAAAAACGGACTATTAACCACTATCGCATACGGTATAGATGGTAAAGTTAATTATGCATTGGAAGGTAGTATTTTTATTGCTGGTGCGGCGATACAGTGGTTAAGAGATGGTTTAGAGCTTATTAAAGATGCTAAAGAAACAGAAGACTTGGCAAATTCAATAGAAGGTGAGAATCCTGTTTATGTGGTTCCAGCGTTTGCAGGTCTAGGTGCACCGTATTGGGATATGTATGCAAGAGGAGCCGTTTTCGGTTTAACTAGAGATACAGGCAAAGCCCATTTGGCAAAGGCGACCTTAGAAGCACTGGCATATCAAACAAAAGATATTTTAAAGGCTATGGAAGATGACTCGGGCATTCAGCTAAAGAATTTACGGGTTGATGGTGGTGCGTGTGCAAACAATCATTTAATGCAATTTCAAGCAGATATTTTAGATTCTGAAGTGCACCGACCAGAAATTATAGAATCTACCGCTATGGGTGCTGCTTTTCTCGCAGGTATTCAAGTAGGTTTTTGGCAGCAATCTGATATTGATCAAAGCCGACCAATCGACCGAATTTTTAAACCAACTTTTGACCGTGTAAAAAGAAAACGTCTGTACAAAAAATGGCAAAAGGCAGTTGAAAGATCAAAAGGTTGGGAAGAAGAGGAATAG
- a CDS encoding glycerol-3-phosphate dehydrogenase/oxidase, producing MKNIKFTNLERQKTIDSLESEDFDLVVIGGGITGGGIALDAASRGLKVALLEKGDFASGTSSKSTKLIHGGLRYLKQFDFWLVKEVGSERAIVHKLAPHLVLPEKMLLPLIENGSYGKWLTSIGLKVYDILAQVTGDDKRKMLEKKEALKLEPLLPKKILNGAGYYAEYRTDDARLTIENIKSSLLFGAQALNYAKVNEFVYDDEKIAGVKAIDTVTGKEFTIKSKYVISAAGPWVDELRSLNNSKKGKQLHLTKGVHLVFPYEKLPVKQSCYFDIPDGRMMFAIPRGKITYVGTTDTNFNDNKDNVRTDLADAIYLISAVNNMFPAINLDLEDIVSSWAGLRPLIHEEGKSASELSRKDEIFVSDTGLISIAGGKLTGYRKMAERVVDRIAKKMEEEYDTELKECYTEKIFLCGNVDFKKFKHVKKYIDEVYDQIKEEGFTKHDAWFLVTNYGKQTETILENYKGIVEDDKYVRLAKAELAFGIDYEMVQTPMDFFIRRTGRLYFDIDSIRTLMEPLMKEFQIRFKVTDAVVEEWRTTLNAELKEHSDFSLERR from the coding sequence ATGAAAAATATAAAATTTACCAATTTAGAACGCCAAAAAACGATAGATAGCTTAGAATCTGAAGATTTTGATTTAGTGGTAATCGGTGGCGGAATTACCGGTGGTGGTATCGCCTTAGATGCTGCATCACGTGGGTTAAAAGTAGCCTTGTTAGAAAAAGGAGATTTTGCTTCTGGTACAAGTAGTAAATCGACCAAATTGATACATGGCGGACTGCGATATTTAAAGCAATTCGATTTTTGGTTGGTGAAAGAAGTAGGGTCCGAGCGTGCAATCGTACATAAATTGGCTCCGCATTTAGTATTGCCAGAAAAGATGTTATTACCGTTAATAGAAAATGGTTCTTACGGTAAATGGTTAACATCTATTGGGCTTAAGGTATATGATATTCTAGCTCAGGTTACAGGAGATGATAAGCGAAAAATGCTAGAAAAAAAGGAAGCCTTGAAATTGGAGCCTTTATTGCCGAAAAAAATTTTGAACGGTGCCGGTTATTATGCTGAATATAGAACAGATGATGCCCGTTTAACAATTGAAAATATAAAAAGCAGTCTTTTATTTGGTGCACAGGCATTGAATTATGCTAAGGTAAATGAGTTTGTATATGATGATGAGAAAATTGCAGGTGTTAAGGCGATAGATACGGTTACAGGCAAAGAATTTACAATCAAATCTAAATACGTAATTAGCGCCGCAGGCCCGTGGGTAGATGAGTTAAGAAGCCTTAATAATTCTAAAAAAGGAAAACAACTTCATTTGACAAAAGGGGTACATTTGGTTTTTCCGTATGAAAAGCTGCCAGTGAAGCAATCTTGTTATTTTGATATACCCGATGGTAGAATGATGTTTGCTATACCAAGAGGTAAAATTACTTATGTAGGTACAACGGATACCAACTTTAATGATAATAAAGACAATGTAAGAACAGATCTTGCAGATGCCATTTATTTGATTTCTGCGGTGAATAATATGTTTCCAGCCATTAATTTAGATTTAGAAGATATTGTTTCTTCATGGGCTGGTTTAAGACCGTTAATACATGAAGAAGGTAAGTCTGCGTCAGAATTATCAAGAAAAGATGAGATTTTTGTATCAGATACCGGCTTAATAAGTATTGCAGGTGGTAAGCTAACAGGTTACCGTAAAATGGCAGAAAGAGTGGTGGATCGTATTGCCAAGAAAATGGAAGAGGAATATGATACCGAACTTAAAGAATGTTACACAGAGAAAATATTTCTGTGCGGTAATGTAGATTTCAAGAAATTTAAACATGTAAAAAAATATATTGATGAGGTATATGACCAAATCAAAGAAGAAGGTTTTACAAAGCACGATGCTTGGTTTTTAGTAACCAACTATGGCAAACAGACAGAGACTATTCTTGAAAATTATAAGGGTATTGTAGAAGATGATAAATACGTACGTTTAGCTAAAGCCGAATTAGCTTTTGGTATCGATTATGAAATGGTACAAACCCCAATGGATTTCTTCATTCGAAGAACTGGTAGGCTATATTTCGATATTGATAGCATTAGAACCTTAATGGAACCTTTGATGAAAGAATTTCAAATAAGGTTTAAGGTTACAGATGCTGTAGTCGAAGAATGGAGAACAACCTTAAATGCAGAATTAAAAGAGCATTCAGACTTCTCTTTAGAAAGACGTTAA
- a CDS encoding NAD(P)H-dependent glycerol-3-phosphate dehydrogenase: MNKDAKFAVLGGGSWATAIVKMLTNNQEEVGWYMRNTDAIEHIKTQKHNPNYLTSVEFKPEQLILTNDINEAVNYADVLIFAIPSAFLVGELEKLTVSLKDKIIFSAIKGIVPESGLIVGEHFHNTYEIPFENIGVITGPCHAEEVAMERLSYLTIACADKEKAKLIASNLSSNYIKTNISKDIIGTEYAAMLKNIYAIAAGIAHGLGYGDNFQSVLMSNAIREMKRYTKRIHKIDRNINESAYLGDLLVTGYSVFSRNRMFGNMIGKGYTVKSAQMEMSMIAEGYYAAKSAYNIKENFTKKVKTPIIDAVYKVLYENKNPKKVFLDLTDKLN; this comes from the coding sequence ATGAATAAGGATGCGAAATTTGCGGTTTTAGGTGGTGGAAGTTGGGCTACGGCTATTGTTAAAATGTTGACCAATAACCAAGAAGAAGTTGGGTGGTATATGCGTAATACCGATGCTATTGAGCATATTAAAACTCAAAAACATAACCCAAATTACCTTACTTCGGTAGAGTTTAAACCTGAGCAATTGATTTTAACGAATGACATAAACGAAGCTGTCAATTATGCCGATGTTTTAATTTTCGCTATCCCTTCTGCTTTTTTAGTGGGAGAATTAGAAAAACTTACCGTTTCGTTGAAAGACAAAATAATATTTTCTGCAATTAAAGGTATCGTACCCGAATCTGGATTAATCGTAGGCGAGCATTTTCATAATACGTATGAAATACCTTTTGAAAATATTGGTGTTATTACCGGGCCTTGCCATGCAGAAGAAGTTGCGATGGAGCGACTTTCATATTTAACCATTGCTTGTGCAGATAAAGAGAAGGCAAAATTGATTGCCAGTAATCTCTCTAGCAATTATATTAAAACCAATATCAGTAAAGACATTATCGGCACAGAATATGCCGCCATGTTAAAAAATATTTATGCCATTGCCGCTGGTATTGCCCACGGATTGGGTTATGGTGATAATTTTCAGAGTGTATTGATGAGTAATGCTATTCGCGAAATGAAACGCTATACCAAACGTATTCATAAAATTGACAGAAACATTAATGAATCTGCCTACCTAGGTGATTTGTTGGTTACCGGATACTCTGTGTTTAGTCGTAATAGAATGTTCGGCAACATGATCGGAAAAGGGTATACCGTTAAAAGTGCACAGATGGAAATGAGCATGATTGCCGAAGGATATTACGCTGCCAAAAGTGCTTATAACATCAAAGAGAACTTTACAAAAAAGGTCAAAACTCCTATTATTGACGCTGTTTATAAAGTTCTCTATGAGAATAAAAATCCTAAAAAGGTGTTTCTTGATTTAACTGATAAGCTAAATTAA
- a CDS encoding nicotinic acid mononucleotide adenyltransferase yields MKTIKLLTGYFLLATLMVSCYTEVIIEDDFIEESAFNTDQVLQSYDLWYVDINATKGNGEVPFLQRAFTVSFDRGVLYANNNIVGIGKTGGGYGIDVGTYGTLRGTVDIDHDIDGSWFLEVYAVNNNTIELYDASTDTSYYLKGYQINNFDYDTVFYDNINYFIQEYDAWEKIYTSEAGALNDFDNENYVQFLPNFFRSSLDPPNTNVSNLQWDFEGDYQVYDVQGDNSLKTLTLDYDFMGDDYFELYVINDSTIELYHPDSGTTYEFKGRGYQEYLKSSKGTESKKRIKSSNPTMKVERKKAK; encoded by the coding sequence ATGAAAACTATAAAACTACTTACAGGATATTTCCTATTAGCCACCTTAATGGTTTCTTGTTATACAGAAGTAATTATTGAAGATGATTTTATAGAAGAGTCGGCATTCAATACCGACCAAGTTTTACAGAGTTATGATTTATGGTATGTAGATATTAATGCTACTAAAGGTAATGGTGAAGTACCATTTCTACAAAGGGCATTTACGGTTTCCTTTGATCGGGGAGTATTGTATGCAAATAATAATATTGTAGGTATTGGTAAAACAGGTGGAGGCTATGGTATTGATGTAGGAACTTATGGAACATTAAGAGGTACCGTAGATATAGATCATGATATTGATGGCTCTTGGTTTTTAGAAGTTTATGCGGTAAACAATAATACTATAGAGTTGTATGATGCCAGTACAGATACCTCGTACTATTTGAAAGGGTACCAGATTAACAATTTTGATTACGACACCGTATTCTATGATAATATCAACTACTTCATTCAAGAATATGATGCTTGGGAGAAAATTTATACCAGTGAAGCTGGAGCGTTGAATGACTTTGATAATGAAAATTATGTACAGTTTTTGCCAAATTTTTTCAGGTCTTCTTTAGATCCGCCGAATACGAACGTTTCTAATTTACAGTGGGATTTTGAAGGTGATTACCAGGTGTATGATGTACAAGGTGACAATTCATTAAAAACACTGACATTAGACTATGACTTTATGGGCGATGATTACTTTGAGTTATATGTCATTAACGACAGCACTATAGAGCTATACCACCCAGATAGTGGCACAACATATGAGTTTAAAGGTAGAGGATACCAAGAGTATTTGAAGTCTAGTAAAGGTACAGAAAGTAAGAAAAGAATAAAATCTTCTAACCCTACCATGAAAGTAGAGCGAAAGAAGGCAAAATAG